The Methanooceanicella nereidis genome window below encodes:
- a CDS encoding HEAT repeat domain-containing protein translates to MSLLDLLKIFEEPDIQKMENENDVEGLLNLIKTKRISPLRVKITQALINIGEPAVDPLINALDDKKWEVRAYAAEVLGQIGSKKALDALNKKLEDDNYIVSETARESIWHINKCATVVDIF, encoded by the coding sequence ATGAGCTTGCTAGATCTACTAAAAATATTCGAAGAACCAGACATACAAAAAATGGAAAATGAAAACGATGTGGAGGGACTATTAAATCTCATAAAGACCAAAAGAATAAGTCCCTTAAGAGTAAAGATCACCCAGGCCTTAATAAATATAGGGGAACCTGCGGTAGATCCTTTGATCAATGCCCTCGACGATAAAAAGTGGGAAGTCCGGGCATATGCAGCCGAAGTTCTCGGCCAGATCGGAAGTAAAAAGGCACTTGACGCATTAAACAAAAAACTTGAAGATGATAATTATATCGTCAGCGAGACAGCGCGCGAAAGCATATGGCATATAAATAAATGTGCTACAGTGGTGGATATTTTTTAA